From Streptomyces sp. NBC_00690, a single genomic window includes:
- a CDS encoding ABC transporter permease, with protein MSGPNGLARAAIRFKPSAFIGTLVALMMTAMIVSACGIMLETGVRASVPPSRYEAAPVVVAADQQIRYTVGSGEDRSAEYVQVPDRARVDASLVRTVAAAPGVAAAVPDVVFPVQPVPSVPPVQKGGASLNAQGWGSTAFTGTELTEGAAPRTGDVVLGGSAAKIGDRVRLETPAGAQEFRVSGLTRDQGVWFNTSEAVRLSGHPGKLDAIAVLPEPGVSAGELSGQVRQAVDGKAKIRTADTRGTLEDPLLATAKETLIALGASFGGIATMVAVFTAAGTVALSVGLRRREFALLRAIGATPRQIRRTIATEALLVAPLAGALGCVPGVALANWWFGQLKEKGAVPEAVELAVSPLPLSIAVAACLVTALIAGWAAARRPAKIKPGEALADAAVERVGLGKIRTPLGIAALAGGVALTGVAASTSGEDAANTALGVVMCFMLAVALLGPLIARVCAGLFGLPLRAAGASASLAAANSRANARRLASAMTPIVLAMAFSSVLIFLQTSTDRATEEQQRAGIKADHLVSAPGGLPLDAVDRAESVPGVTAAVGLVRTSVLVPSDTAGDTSWLSASVQGIQGDPAALAKVQDLDVRKGSMGALAPGKIALDQVVADRTGAKVGDRMQIRLPDGTPAEPEIVALYGRGLGFAEITLPAADLRGRVTSPYAQDLLVRGTPEAADALAELGTVRDRAGYATAASLDRELNAWGNRVMAAILGGFAAVAAANTLVMTVLDRRRELGMLRLIGSTRRQVLGMIRWEALLVTGAGVVLGSAIALATLVPMMKGLTGQAPYVPPLVYGSFVAAIALLGLTATALPARAALRDRTG; from the coding sequence ATGTCCGGCCCCAACGGCCTGGCCCGGGCCGCGATCCGCTTCAAACCGTCGGCGTTCATCGGGACCCTCGTCGCCCTGATGATGACCGCCATGATCGTCTCCGCCTGCGGGATCATGCTGGAGACCGGGGTACGCGCCAGCGTGCCGCCCAGCCGCTACGAAGCCGCGCCCGTGGTGGTCGCCGCGGACCAGCAGATCCGGTACACCGTCGGTTCGGGCGAGGACAGGTCGGCCGAGTACGTACAGGTTCCCGACCGGGCCCGGGTGGACGCATCCCTCGTACGGACAGTGGCGGCAGCCCCCGGTGTGGCGGCGGCCGTCCCCGATGTGGTGTTCCCCGTACAGCCCGTGCCGTCCGTACCGCCCGTGCAGAAGGGCGGGGCATCGCTGAACGCCCAGGGCTGGGGATCGACCGCCTTCACCGGGACCGAACTGACCGAAGGAGCCGCGCCGCGCACCGGCGATGTCGTCCTCGGCGGGTCAGCTGCGAAGATCGGCGACCGGGTCCGACTGGAAACCCCCGCGGGCGCACAGGAGTTCCGGGTCTCCGGGCTCACCCGGGACCAGGGAGTGTGGTTCAACACCTCCGAGGCCGTACGGCTGTCCGGACACCCCGGCAAGCTGGACGCCATCGCCGTACTCCCCGAGCCCGGGGTCTCCGCGGGGGAGTTGTCCGGGCAGGTCCGCCAGGCAGTCGACGGCAAGGCGAAGATCCGCACCGCCGACACCCGCGGCACCTTGGAGGACCCCCTCCTCGCCACGGCGAAGGAAACACTGATCGCGCTGGGCGCCTCCTTCGGCGGCATCGCCACCATGGTCGCCGTGTTCACCGCGGCCGGTACGGTCGCCCTCTCCGTTGGGCTGCGCCGCCGGGAGTTCGCCCTGCTGCGGGCGATCGGCGCCACTCCGCGCCAGATCCGCCGCACCATCGCCACCGAAGCACTCCTGGTCGCCCCACTGGCGGGAGCGCTGGGCTGTGTGCCGGGGGTGGCGCTGGCGAACTGGTGGTTCGGACAGTTGAAGGAGAAGGGCGCCGTTCCCGAAGCCGTGGAACTGGCCGTCTCCCCTCTTCCCCTGTCGATCGCGGTCGCCGCCTGTCTGGTCACCGCACTGATCGCGGGCTGGGCCGCTGCCCGTCGACCCGCGAAGATCAAGCCCGGTGAGGCACTGGCCGACGCCGCCGTCGAACGGGTCGGCCTCGGCAAGATCCGCACCCCGCTGGGAATCGCCGCCCTGGCCGGTGGAGTGGCGCTCACCGGGGTGGCGGCCAGCACCTCGGGGGAGGACGCGGCCAACACCGCCCTCGGCGTGGTCATGTGCTTCATGCTCGCCGTCGCCCTGCTCGGTCCGCTGATCGCCCGGGTCTGCGCGGGACTCTTCGGGCTGCCGCTGCGCGCGGCCGGCGCCTCGGCGTCCCTGGCCGCCGCCAACTCCCGTGCCAACGCCCGACGACTGGCGTCCGCGATGACCCCGATCGTGCTGGCGATGGCCTTCTCCTCCGTACTGATCTTCCTCCAGACCAGTACGGACCGGGCGACCGAGGAGCAGCAGCGCGCCGGAATCAAGGCCGACCATCTGGTGAGCGCGCCCGGTGGACTGCCGCTGGACGCCGTCGATCGGGCCGAAAGCGTCCCCGGTGTCACGGCGGCCGTCGGCCTGGTGCGCACCTCGGTCCTGGTGCCTTCCGATACAGCGGGCGACACCTCCTGGCTGTCCGCTTCCGTCCAGGGCATCCAGGGCGACCCGGCAGCGCTGGCGAAGGTGCAGGACCTCGATGTGCGGAAGGGCTCGATGGGAGCGCTCGCCCCGGGGAAGATCGCCCTTGATCAGGTCGTGGCCGACCGTACCGGCGCGAAGGTCGGCGACCGGATGCAGATCCGCCTGCCCGATGGGACCCCCGCCGAGCCCGAGATCGTGGCCCTCTACGGCAGGGGCCTCGGCTTCGCCGAGATCACGCTGCCGGCCGCCGACCTCAGGGGCCGGGTCACCTCTCCCTATGCACAGGACCTCCTGGTGCGCGGCACCCCGGAGGCGGCCGACGCACTGGCCGAACTCGGGACCGTCCGCGATCGCGCCGGCTATGCGACCGCCGCGAGCCTCGACCGGGAGCTGAATGCCTGGGGCAATCGCGTCATGGCGGCCATCCTCGGCGGCTTCGCGGCCGTCGCGGCGGCGAACACCTTGGTGATGACGGTGCTGGACCGCCGCCGCGAGTTGGGGATGCTCCGACTGATCGGCTCCACCCGCCGCCAGGTGCTGGGCATGATCCGTTGGGAAGCGCTCCTGGTCACCGGTGCCGGAGTGGTCCTGGGTTCGGCGATCGCGCTGGCCACGCTGGTGCCGATGATGAAGGGGCTCACCGGTCAGGCCCCTTATGTGCCACCGCTGGTGTACGGGTCGTTCGTGGCGGCGATCGCGCTGTTGGGGCTCACCGCGACGGCGCTGCCCGCCCGGGCGGCCCTTCGCGATCGCACCGGCTGA
- a CDS encoding ABC transporter ATP-binding protein has product MGLRRSKRRNESAAAGAAYDHGQGHGQGGAAAVELRGVRRQYGTRRGAVHALRGIDLVLAHGSFTAVMGPSGSGKSTFLQCAAGLDRPTEGSVRLGGTEITGMSENKLTLLRRTRLGFVFQAFNLLPSLTVEQNVLLPMRLAGERPDRRRAAEVLTQVGLGDKSARRPSELSGGQQQRVALARALVTQPDVIFADEPTGALDTTTASEVLQLLRSAVDGLGATVVMVTHDPIAAAYADRVLFLADGSIVDSLDRADPGTIADRMRSLTAPAPAHTYAGMVA; this is encoded by the coding sequence ATGGGGCTGCGGCGCAGCAAGCGGCGGAACGAGTCGGCGGCAGCGGGAGCGGCCTACGACCACGGCCAGGGCCACGGTCAGGGCGGCGCCGCGGCGGTCGAACTCCGTGGCGTACGGCGTCAGTACGGCACCCGACGCGGTGCCGTCCACGCACTCCGCGGCATCGACCTCGTCCTTGCGCACGGCTCCTTCACCGCCGTCATGGGCCCCTCAGGCTCGGGCAAGTCGACCTTCCTCCAGTGCGCGGCCGGACTCGACCGGCCCACCGAAGGATCCGTACGCCTCGGCGGTACCGAGATCACCGGCATGAGCGAGAACAAGCTCACCCTGCTGCGGCGCACCCGGCTCGGCTTCGTCTTCCAGGCGTTCAATCTGCTGCCGTCGCTCACCGTGGAACAGAACGTCCTGCTGCCCATGCGTCTCGCCGGCGAACGGCCCGACCGCCGCCGTGCCGCCGAGGTGCTGACGCAAGTCGGCCTCGGCGACAAGAGCGCCCGCAGGCCGTCCGAACTCTCCGGAGGCCAGCAACAGCGGGTCGCCCTCGCCCGGGCGCTCGTCACCCAGCCCGATGTGATCTTCGCTGACGAACCCACCGGCGCGCTCGACACCACCACCGCATCCGAAGTGCTCCAACTGTTGCGCTCCGCCGTGGACGGCCTCGGCGCCACCGTCGTCATGGTCACCCACGACCCGATCGCCGCGGCGTACGCGGACCGGGTGCTGTTCCTCGCCGACGGCTCGATCGTCGACAGCCTGGACCGTGCCGACCCGGGCACGATCGCCGACCGGATGCGCTCCCTGACCGCCCCGGCCCCGGCCCACACCTACGCCGGGATGGTGGCCTGA
- a CDS encoding cation:proton antiporter has protein sequence MGGAFLAAAFLARLGGRIGLPTIPLFILAGILLGPHTPGIVLLSDPHDLEMLSALGLVLLLFYLGLEFHLDDLKAGGRKMAIAGGVYLLLNVGAGLGFGFALGWGTGEALVLAGVLGISSSAIVTKVLVDLGRIGNPETKPILGIIVVEDIFLALYLAALQPILSGANSLSAAVMDGGKAFGFLLLLALAARFGTKVIGRLMNTPDDELLVISFLGAAVFMAGVSEWFGVADAIGAFMVGLMLGSTTSGERILKLVHPLRDAFGAIFFFGFGLSIDPGDLPTVLWPVLAAVAVTLAMNVLAGLAAARIYDFGPGPAANISTTLLARGEFALILATMAAAAGLDDRLSPFIAGYVLVLAVLAPMIAGRSHLLARFLPKQRKPEPIASHVG, from the coding sequence ATGGGCGGCGCCTTCCTCGCAGCCGCCTTCCTCGCCCGCCTCGGTGGCCGCATCGGCCTGCCCACGATCCCCCTCTTCATCCTGGCCGGCATTCTGCTCGGCCCCCATACGCCCGGCATCGTGCTGCTCTCCGATCCGCACGACCTGGAGATGCTCTCGGCCCTCGGCCTGGTCCTCCTCCTCTTCTACCTGGGCCTTGAATTCCATCTCGACGACCTCAAAGCCGGCGGCCGGAAGATGGCCATCGCCGGTGGCGTCTATCTGCTGCTGAACGTGGGAGCGGGCCTCGGCTTCGGCTTCGCGCTCGGCTGGGGCACGGGCGAAGCCCTGGTGCTCGCCGGCGTCCTCGGCATCTCCTCGTCCGCGATCGTGACGAAGGTCCTCGTGGACCTGGGCCGCATCGGCAACCCCGAGACCAAACCCATCCTCGGGATCATCGTGGTCGAGGACATCTTCCTCGCCCTCTACCTCGCCGCCCTCCAACCCATCCTGTCGGGGGCGAACAGCCTCTCGGCCGCCGTGATGGACGGTGGGAAGGCGTTCGGCTTCCTGCTGCTGCTCGCCCTGGCCGCACGGTTCGGCACCAAGGTCATCGGCCGGTTGATGAACACCCCGGACGATGAACTCCTGGTCATCTCCTTCCTGGGCGCTGCCGTCTTCATGGCCGGTGTCTCGGAGTGGTTCGGGGTCGCGGACGCGATCGGCGCCTTCATGGTCGGTCTGATGCTGGGCAGCACCACGTCCGGGGAGCGCATCCTCAAACTGGTGCACCCGCTGCGGGACGCCTTCGGCGCCATCTTCTTCTTCGGGTTCGGTCTCTCGATCGACCCGGGCGATCTGCCGACCGTGCTGTGGCCGGTCCTCGCGGCCGTCGCCGTGACGCTCGCCATGAACGTCCTCGCAGGGCTCGCCGCCGCCCGGATCTACGACTTCGGCCCCGGCCCGGCCGCCAACATCTCCACCACCCTGCTGGCCCGTGGTGAGTTCGCGCTGATCCTGGCGACGATGGCGGCAGCCGCCGGACTGGACGACCGTCTCTCGCCGTTCATCGCGGGATACGTCCTGGTCCTGGCCGTGCTGGCACCCATGATCGCCGGACGGTCACACCTGCTCGCCCGCTTCCTGCCGAAACAGCGGAAACCCGAGCCCATCGCTTCCCACGTCGGCTGA
- a CDS encoding ATP-binding protein: MQLIDPEPSLSYRMSFTVGDHAARHVRRIARSYLHDWELDALADTVALGLTELLANVVRHVPGRHCALALLRLPWGVRVEVGDEGPGMPKTPAPVDPEGLDEGGRGLLLIAALADRWGVVPLTPTGKTVWFECEAPQPLSVSADVGSDGLGFPLFRQEAGEQV; this comes from the coding sequence GTGCAGTTGATCGACCCCGAGCCATCCCTGAGCTATCGGATGAGCTTCACTGTCGGTGACCACGCAGCGCGTCACGTTCGCCGGATCGCGCGCTCGTACCTCCACGATTGGGAGCTCGATGCGTTGGCGGACACGGTCGCGCTCGGGCTGACCGAGCTGCTGGCCAACGTCGTACGCCATGTGCCTGGGCGGCACTGTGCGCTCGCGTTGCTGCGGCTGCCGTGGGGGGTGCGGGTCGAGGTCGGCGACGAGGGGCCCGGAATGCCGAAGACGCCCGCCCCCGTCGATCCCGAAGGACTCGATGAGGGCGGGCGCGGATTGCTGCTGATCGCGGCGCTGGCCGATCGCTGGGGCGTCGTACCGCTCACGCCGACGGGCAAGACCGTGTGGTTCGAGTGCGAGGCGCCGCAGCCGCTGTCGGTCTCAGCCGACGTGGGAAGCGATGGGCTCGGGTTTCCGCTGTTTCGGCAGGAAGCGGGCGAGCAGGTGTGA
- a CDS encoding helix-turn-helix domain-containing protein, translating into MTAVRNLDPSASPLDYYGSELRRLREAAGLSQAQLGSIVFCTGSLVGQIETTKKVPTRDFSERVDAGLGTDGMFSRLVGLVLRSQLPSWFQPYAEMEARATFISTFQPQLVYGLIQTEGYARAILGARTDEDLDGRVAARMERQRVLERSRPPATWVVLGEAALHQEIGGKRVMRRQLQHLLALHQRKWLDIQVLPFEVGEHEGLTGSFNILRFGDDPDIVYTEDFIQGHMTANPESIQEGSLRYDRLQAAALSVRDSAALIARVMEERYGEQPESDERSMA; encoded by the coding sequence GTGACTGCTGTTCGAAACCTGGACCCGAGCGCATCACCGCTCGACTACTACGGCTCGGAACTGCGACGACTGCGTGAAGCCGCAGGGCTGAGCCAGGCTCAGCTCGGATCGATTGTCTTCTGCACCGGCTCGCTCGTGGGCCAGATCGAAACGACGAAGAAGGTGCCCACCCGCGACTTCTCGGAGCGCGTGGATGCCGGCCTGGGCACGGACGGGATGTTCTCCCGGCTGGTGGGGCTGGTGCTCCGCAGCCAACTTCCCTCCTGGTTCCAGCCATACGCAGAAATGGAGGCACGGGCAACCTTCATCTCCACGTTCCAGCCACAGTTGGTGTACGGACTGATCCAGACCGAGGGATACGCCCGGGCGATCCTCGGCGCGCGGACCGACGAGGACCTCGATGGCCGTGTCGCGGCCAGGATGGAACGCCAGCGCGTCCTGGAGCGGTCCCGTCCGCCCGCGACCTGGGTGGTCCTCGGCGAGGCGGCCCTTCACCAGGAGATCGGGGGGAAGCGGGTGATGCGACGGCAGTTGCAGCATCTGCTCGCCCTGCACCAACGAAAGTGGCTCGACATTCAGGTGCTCCCCTTCGAAGTCGGTGAACACGAGGGCCTGACAGGCTCGTTCAACATCCTCCGCTTCGGGGACGATCCGGACATCGTCTACACCGAGGACTTCATCCAGGGCCATATGACGGCCAACCCCGAGAGTATTCAAGAGGGTTCGCTCCGTTACGATCGCCTCCAGGCCGCTGCCCTCTCCGTGAGGGATTCAGCGGCGCTGATCGCCCGCGTAATGGAGGAGCGTTATGGGGAGCAACCCGAGTCCGACGAGCGCTCTATGGCGTAA
- a CDS encoding DUF397 domain-containing protein translates to MAWRKSTYSGDTGGDCIECAPLGSASWQKSSHSGASQSQCVEVAAQPCRIAVRDSKDPGRGSFSVAPAAFALFTEAASRGALNPA, encoded by the coding sequence GTGGCCTGGCGGAAGTCGACTTACAGCGGTGACACCGGTGGAGATTGCATAGAGTGCGCGCCCCTCGGTTCGGCCAGCTGGCAGAAGTCCTCGCACAGCGGGGCCTCCCAGAGCCAGTGCGTCGAGGTCGCCGCACAGCCCTGCCGTATCGCCGTCCGTGATTCCAAGGACCCGGGCCGTGGGTCCTTCAGCGTCGCGCCCGCCGCGTTCGCGCTCTTCACCGAGGCCGCATCGCGCGGAGCACTCAACCCCGCGTAG
- a CDS encoding PP2C family protein-serine/threonine phosphatase, which translates to MARGRAADSLGARWRKATHRARIALRKSAVDYFRGDGSDTVALTGLLLTVPAITWGTITKSEWISPSALVLPIVAGALILRPASLLGLYAACAAGLIVETFNLGPYDDGPDRVTPGTVLVVAACGFFGLLIAQFRARVGVPWRRGGTMLFDLRERIAVQSALPRLRKGWHHEMALRPAGGQSFSGDFVVAARTNGGRTLEVVLTDVSGKGMDAASRALLLSGAFGGLLGSLPPHRFLHAANGYLLRQNWDEGFATSIHLVLDLESGDYELFSAGHLPALQLSAGNGQWEEKSGDGPLLGVYDGAQFDPVKGSLRPGDVLMLFTDGLVEASGQDLSEGMDRLTGEADRYVSSGFEGAAWHLIETVAKDVNDDRALLLLCRDA; encoded by the coding sequence ATGGCCCGTGGCAGAGCAGCAGACTCACTGGGGGCTCGGTGGCGCAAGGCGACCCACCGGGCCAGAATCGCGCTGCGCAAATCCGCGGTCGACTACTTCCGTGGCGATGGCTCGGACACGGTGGCCCTCACCGGGCTGCTGCTGACCGTCCCGGCCATCACCTGGGGCACGATCACCAAGTCCGAGTGGATCTCTCCGTCCGCACTGGTGCTGCCGATCGTCGCGGGCGCGTTGATCCTGCGTCCAGCGAGCCTGCTCGGTCTGTACGCGGCCTGCGCTGCGGGCCTGATCGTGGAGACCTTCAACCTCGGCCCCTATGACGACGGCCCCGACCGGGTCACCCCCGGCACGGTCCTCGTCGTGGCGGCCTGCGGATTCTTCGGACTGCTGATCGCCCAGTTCCGGGCCCGGGTCGGCGTCCCCTGGAGACGCGGCGGAACCATGCTCTTCGACCTGCGTGAACGCATCGCCGTCCAGAGCGCCCTACCGCGGCTGCGCAAGGGCTGGCACCACGAGATGGCCCTGCGCCCCGCGGGCGGTCAGTCGTTCTCCGGTGACTTCGTGGTCGCGGCCCGCACCAACGGCGGCCGTACGCTCGAAGTCGTCCTCACCGATGTGTCCGGCAAGGGGATGGACGCGGCTTCGCGCGCCCTGCTGCTCTCCGGCGCCTTCGGCGGTCTGCTCGGCTCGCTGCCCCCGCACCGCTTTCTCCATGCAGCCAACGGCTATCTGCTCAGACAGAACTGGGACGAGGGCTTCGCCACCTCGATCCATCTCGTCCTGGACCTGGAGTCCGGGGACTACGAGCTGTTCTCGGCAGGCCACCTCCCGGCGCTCCAGCTCAGCGCGGGCAATGGCCAGTGGGAGGAGAAGTCCGGCGATGGCCCGCTGCTGGGGGTGTACGACGGGGCGCAGTTCGACCCGGTGAAGGGTTCCCTGCGCCCCGGCGATGTGCTGATGCTCTTCACGGACGGCCTGGTGGAGGCTTCCGGCCAGGACCTCAGCGAAGGCATGGACCGTCTGACCGGTGAGGCCGACCGCTATGTCTCCTCCGGTTTCGAAGGGGCGGCCTGGCATCTCATCGAGACGGTCGCGAAGGACGTCAACGACGACCGGGCGCTGTTGCTGCTGTGCCGGGACGCCTGA
- a CDS encoding GNAT family N-acetyltransferase, with protein MSVELRVLEASEWDQWYEGLEQAFGGVRQAQEKRDLIKELTDPARAIGAWDGSVSVGTAGSFGFDVTVPGGSAVRMAGVTEVSVASTHRRRGILTSMMRRQLDDLREWGEPLAILTASEPAIYGRFGYGTASWQLVAEIDTSRVRFPEPERPDGITLRKVKPMDALDICEAIYARKVPERPGMIARLPGWEPLQIMDASEDKAGASDLQCVLAERDGETVGYTLFRNRPAWDNAGPKGSLQLTDLYALDPVAYAALWRFLAGIDLTSSIRMENRPVDDPWQHLVSDIRRCDARIWDGLYVRLVDVGTALAARPYRTALDLVIEVEDAFCPWNEGRWRLSGDTKGAVCERTADAADLVLSVRELGAAYMGGISLAALAGAGRVREVREGALTEASIAFGSDVAPWVPHNI; from the coding sequence ATGAGCGTTGAGCTGCGAGTCCTGGAAGCGTCCGAGTGGGACCAGTGGTATGAGGGGTTGGAGCAGGCTTTCGGTGGCGTGCGACAGGCCCAGGAGAAGCGGGACCTCATCAAGGAACTGACCGATCCGGCTCGGGCGATCGGAGCGTGGGACGGCTCGGTGTCCGTGGGCACCGCGGGCTCCTTCGGGTTCGACGTCACGGTGCCCGGTGGGTCGGCGGTCCGGATGGCCGGGGTGACCGAGGTGAGCGTCGCCTCCACCCATCGCCGACGCGGAATCCTGACCTCCATGATGCGCCGTCAGCTCGATGACCTACGGGAGTGGGGCGAGCCGCTCGCCATCCTCACCGCGTCCGAACCCGCGATCTACGGCCGCTTCGGCTACGGGACGGCGAGTTGGCAGCTGGTGGCGGAGATCGACACCTCCCGGGTGCGGTTCCCCGAGCCGGAGCGCCCGGACGGCATCACCCTGCGCAAGGTGAAACCCATGGACGCCCTCGACATCTGCGAGGCGATCTATGCGCGCAAGGTGCCCGAGCGCCCCGGCATGATCGCCCGGCTGCCCGGTTGGGAGCCCCTCCAGATCATGGACGCATCCGAGGACAAGGCGGGCGCGTCGGACCTCCAGTGCGTCCTCGCCGAGCGCGATGGCGAGACCGTCGGCTACACCCTCTTCCGCAACCGTCCGGCCTGGGACAACGCCGGGCCGAAGGGCTCCCTGCAACTGACCGATCTGTACGCGTTGGACCCCGTGGCGTACGCGGCGCTGTGGCGGTTCCTCGCCGGAATCGATCTGACGTCGTCGATCCGGATGGAGAACCGGCCGGTCGACGACCCCTGGCAGCACCTCGTCTCCGACATCAGGCGCTGCGACGCACGGATCTGGGACGGTCTGTACGTACGGCTCGTCGATGTCGGCACCGCGCTGGCGGCCCGCCCGTACCGCACGGCCCTGGATCTCGTGATCGAGGTGGAAGACGCCTTCTGTCCCTGGAACGAAGGGCGTTGGCGGCTGTCCGGCGACACCAAGGGCGCGGTCTGCGAGCGGACGGCGGACGCGGCGGACCTGGTCTTGTCCGTACGGGAGTTGGGCGCGGCCTACATGGGCGGCATCTCGCTCGCGGCGCTCGCCGGTGCCGGGCGGGTGCGCGAGGTCCGCGAAGGGGCGCTGACCGAGGCTTCGATCGCGTTCGGCAGCGATGTGGCGCCCTGGGTGCCGCACAACATCTAG
- a CDS encoding Fpg/Nei family DNA glycosylase — MPEGHTIHRLAQDHRERFLDQPLRITSPQGKFSDSAALIDGQVLDAAEAHGKHLFLGFGPLGWVHIHLGLFGKVDLGNAPAPPPTDTVRLRLATPDGYMDLRGPTTCALITDGEKAAIHDRLGPDPLRADDDPGRAFARISRSRTTIAALLLDQKIISGVGNVYRAEVLFRHNIDPYRAGKDIERAEWDLIWADLVELMHEGVRNNRIDTVRPEHTPEAMERPPRVDDHGGEVYVYRRAQLPCHICSTEIRTADLAARNLFWCPRCQVTTVG, encoded by the coding sequence GTGCCCGAAGGCCACACCATCCACCGTCTCGCGCAGGACCATCGCGAGCGCTTCCTCGATCAGCCCCTGCGCATCACCAGCCCCCAGGGCAAGTTCTCCGACTCGGCCGCCTTGATCGACGGCCAGGTGCTGGATGCGGCCGAGGCCCACGGCAAGCACCTGTTCCTCGGCTTCGGCCCGCTCGGCTGGGTCCACATCCATCTCGGTCTCTTCGGCAAGGTCGACCTCGGGAACGCCCCCGCACCGCCGCCCACCGACACCGTCCGGCTGCGCCTCGCTACCCCCGACGGCTATATGGATCTGCGCGGCCCGACCACCTGTGCGCTGATCACCGACGGCGAGAAGGCCGCGATACACGACCGCCTCGGCCCTGACCCGCTGCGGGCCGACGACGACCCGGGCCGCGCCTTCGCCCGGATCTCCCGCTCGCGCACCACCATCGCCGCACTGCTGCTGGACCAGAAGATCATCTCGGGGGTGGGCAATGTCTACCGCGCCGAGGTGCTGTTCCGGCACAACATCGATCCGTACCGCGCGGGCAAGGACATCGAGCGCGCCGAATGGGATCTGATCTGGGCCGATCTGGTGGAGTTGATGCACGAGGGAGTACGGAACAACCGCATCGACACCGTCCGGCCGGAGCACACCCCCGAGGCCATGGAACGCCCGCCGCGCGTGGATGACCACGGCGGCGAGGTGTACGTCTATCGCCGGGCCCAACTGCCCTGTCACATCTGCTCGACCGAGATCCGCACCGCCGATCTCGCGGCGCGCAATCTCTTCTGGTGCCCGCGCTGCCAGGTGACCACGGTCGGCTAG
- a CDS encoding ribose-5-phosphate isomerase — protein MRVYIGSDHAGYELKNHLVEWLKAHGHDPVDCGPHIYDAQDDYPPFCLRAAERTAADPDSLGVVIGGSGNGEQIAANKVKGVRAALAWSEQTAALGREHNNANVVAVGGRMHTLEESTKFVEIFLSTPYSNEERHTRRIEMLTAYENTGELPPIPAHHPQP, from the coding sequence ATGCGCGTGTACATCGGTTCCGACCATGCTGGCTACGAACTCAAGAACCACCTCGTCGAGTGGCTCAAGGCCCACGGCCATGACCCGGTCGACTGCGGACCCCACATCTATGACGCCCAGGACGACTACCCGCCGTTCTGCCTCCGTGCCGCGGAGCGTACGGCGGCCGACCCGGACAGCCTCGGCGTCGTGATCGGCGGGTCGGGCAATGGCGAGCAGATCGCCGCGAACAAGGTGAAGGGCGTGCGGGCCGCACTCGCCTGGAGCGAGCAGACCGCCGCCCTCGGTCGCGAGCACAACAACGCCAACGTGGTCGCCGTCGGTGGCCGAATGCATACGCTGGAGGAGTCGACGAAGTTCGTTGAGATCTTCCTCAGCACGCCGTACTCGAACGAGGAGCGCCACACGCGCCGGATCGAGATGCTGACGGCGTACGAGAACACGGGCGAACTCCCCCCGATCCCGGCCCACCACCCTCAGCCGTAA